Genomic DNA from Acidobacteriota bacterium:
CGGGGTCGTTGGTGATCTCGACCTCGGAGGCCGCGCGGAGCTGTCCCAGCATGATCTCGGCATCCACGAGATTCTTGGGGCACCCGAGCGAGATCATCGAGACCTTTCTCGGAGCCCTTTCCACCGTCTCTTCCATCGCCGCGAGGAACGAGGGAACCGGATGGGTTATTCGCGGAGGAGAGCGGCGAGCGGGCGAGCGACGCGGGCCCGGGCTTGCGCGAGGTCCCGCCATACCGGGAGGGCGAGCCTCTGGTGAGCCGCGAGCTAGCGGGATTTGGCCAGCTGACACGCCAAGCCCCCGCCCGGATGGTCGCGGGTTTCAGGCTCGATCTCGAGGATCGCGGCTCGCTAGAATTGCATCGCCCAAGGTCACCATCGGTTAGAGCCTGCAAGCGCGCTCGTCGCTCACCGCTCGCCGCTCGTCACTAATTTTTCGCCTAATACTCGAGCACCTTTCGTGCGGCGGCGGTCATGAGCTCGAGCGAAGGGAGATAGGCGCGCTCGAGCGGCGGCGAATAGGGCACGGGGGTATCGAGCGAGCCGACGACCCTCACCGGCGCGTCGAGCCAGTCGAAAGCCTGCTCCTGGATCATCGACGCGATCGACTCCCCGACACTCCCCCGCTTCGAATCCTCCTGAAGAATCAGCACACGACTGCAGTGCCTCGTCATCGTCAGAACGCTGTCGACGTCGAGCGGCGCGAGAGTCCGCAGGTCGAGCACGGCTGCTTCGACCCCGTCCCCCTCGAGTTTCGCGGCCACCGCCAGCGCGCGATGGACGAACGCACCCCACGAAATGATCAGAAGATCCGAGCCGGCGCGGCGCAGCGCCGCCCGCCCGATCCCGACCGGCTCCGGATCGTCGATCGACTGGCGAATCCGAGGATCGCGGTAGAGGCCGATGTGCTCGTAATAGAGCACCGGATCGCGATCGGCGACGGCCGCCGCCATCAATGCCCGGGCGTCGCGCGGGGTCGAGGGTACGACGATCCGCAGCCCGGCGGTCCGGTAGAACCACGGCTCGGTGTTCTGGCTGTGGTAAGGACCTGCATGCCGCAGCCCGCCCCACGGCATCCGTACGACCATCGGAACCTCGCCTCCCCACCGGTATCGGGTCTTCGCGGCGTTGTTGACGAGCTGATTGAACCCTGTTGCAACGAAGTCGTTGAACTGAATCTCGCCGATCGGCCGGAGCCCGCCGAGCGCCGCGCCCACGCAGACTCCCAGAATCCCCCCCTCGGACAGCGGCGAGTTGACGATCCGTTCGCCGAACTCCTCGAGCAACGGTCTCAGCAGCAGGAATGCATTTCCGTACTTCCCGCCGACGTCTTCTCCGTAAACGAAAACCCGATCGTCGGCCACGAGAGCATCGCGAACCCCGAGCATCACGGCATCGAGAAAGGTCGCTCCCGACGGATCGGTCTCGATCGGCTCCAGAGCGGGTGTGGAAGCCTTCGCGGGCGTCCCCTGCAGGCGGTCGAGAACCTCGAAGTGTCTCTGAGGCTCGTCGTCGAAGGTCACACCGCGCCCTGCCTCCGACTCGTCGGGCCAGTCCGCGTCGATTACCCTCTGTGCTTCCGACTGGACGAGCTCGGTCGCCTCCCGCATCCATTCCTCGGTTTGGGATTCGTCGATGACGCCGTCACCGATCAGAAGCGCGGCGTACCGGTCGATCGGATCTCGCCTGCTCCAGTAGTCCCATGCGTCGCGATCGGCATAGCCCTGATCGGTCAGCTCGGGATAGCTCCAGCCGGGAAGCTGCTCCCGACCGTGATAGAGCATGTCGTCGTGATGAGCGTGACCACACATCCGCATGGCGACGAGCTCGATGAGCGCCGGACCTTTTCCGTCACGAGCGCGACCGGCAGCCCAGGCGAAGGTAGCGGCGATTCCGTCCGGGTCGGTTCCATCGACCGTTACGCCCGGGAGCCCGTAACCAAGGGCCTTGTCGGCGAAGCAGCGGACGGCGGTCTGGTCTTCGAGGGGAGTCGAGAGGGCCGTCTGATTGTTCTGCACACAGAAGATCGCCGGTAGTTTTCGTGCGGCACAGACGTTGATTGCCTCGTGCCATTCTCCGAGGGAGGTCCCTCCTTCTCCGATGAAGGACACCGCGACCCGGCCGGTCCCCTGCCGCGCAAACGCCATCGCGACCCCCGCGATCGTGGCGGACGAGATCGCGAGCGGTGCCGACGCCGGAAGGATTCCGCGGTCCCATCGGCCGATGTGCAGATCCTTCCCGTTCATCGGCGGGCCGGCTTTGCCCATCTGAGCGTTGAGAACCATCCGGACGGTATCGCCGTCGGGAGACATGGCGAGCGCCGCTCCGAGGTCACGGATGAGGGGAGCGATCACATCTCCGGTCCATTCTCCGCCGATCTCGAGCGCTGCCCCGCGACGCAGCCTCAGCGGTGCCGCATAAATCGCCTCCTGGCCGAGCGAGCGGAAGCCCTTGCCCTGAAACGGAGCCCCCTCGAACTTGACCTCGCCGCTCGAGAAGAACTGTTTGAGACGGTTGTCGGTGGCTCGCGTCAGAAGCATCCCGCGAAGGATCTCGATCCGTTCCTCCGGGCGGAGCGACGCGCGGATCGCCTCTCTCTCGATGAACGATCCCGCCTCGTCAATGAGCTGGTCGAGCGCGATCTCGAGTCGCTTGCCTGTAGTGACGCGCGGGGTCACTTCGGCGTCGATCGAGGTCCCCTCGAGATTGCGCGCATTCGAGCGCTCGAACAGATGGGACAGCGCGTGACGAAGGTGATTGCCGAACGAGCGAATCGCCTCGGGGTTCCGTTCGGGATTGCCCGAGGAGGCGTCCATCGCGTTCTCGAAGGCGACCTGCGCGAGCCCGAGAGCGAACGGAAACCGCTCGATGACGAGAGCACGGAAACGGGAGCGGAGGTCGGTCTTCGGAAGCGGTTCGAATTCGCCGCCGGCGCTCTGGCTCATCAGCCGGCCGCCTCCGGTCTCGATCCGTGACGAGCCGTGACCACAGTCCGGATCCCACCGCGAATCTGGAAGTCTCCTCTCACTTCCATCCATCGGGGGGAAACGGCACCGACCAGATCGTCGAGGATCCGGTTGGTCACCGCCTCGTGGAAGGCTCCCTCGTCACGATACGACCAGAGATAGAGCTTGAGCGACTTCAGCTCGACACACAACTCGTCGGGAACGTATCGGATGCTGATCCGTGCGAAATCCGGCTGCCCGGTCATCGGACATACGCAGGTGAATTCGCTGGTGTCGAACGCAATCTCGTAATCGCGCCCGGGTCTCGGATTGGGAAAAGTTTCGAGGTCTCTGGAGGGGGCGGTCGGCAATCCTTCCTCACTTCGCCATCAGTTTCTGATTGAGCTCGCGGATCCGCTCCTGAAGCTGTTGAATCTTGGCCTGACCCTCGGAACGAAGCCTCTCGTTCTCCGCGCGAAGTTTCTGGAGCTCTTCGCCATCCCCGCTCGGTGTCTCGAGCCGCTCTTTGAGCGCGTTGATCTGATATTCGAAATCCTGACGGAGATTGGAGATCTCCTCGTCCTTTTCGAGCATCCGGAGCTTGAACTTCTCCTCCTGTTCCTCGAAGCGTTCCTTGATGTCCATCAGCTCGGCGATCTGTGAGAAATCGGCTTTGCTCGGCACGTCTCCACCTCCCGTTCGTACTCGCTCTTCGATCTGGGGAAACATCTTTCGCAGTTTCAGCGACAAGTCTTCCGGCTCGCTCGTCAGCTCCATCGCATCTTCGTACGAGATTCGCTGGTGGACGAGAAGCGCCATCAGCGACTGGTTCATCGACTGCATCCTGAAGAAGGAAACCGAGCCTTCGAGCTCCTCCATGATCTCGTTGGTGGCACCCGTTTCGATGAGCTTGGCGATTTTCGGAGTGTTCCGGAGGATCTCGACGGCGGCCGTCATCTTCCCGTCGATCGTTTTGACGAGCTTGAGCGAAATGATTCCGCGCAGGACGAGAGCGAGCTGTCCCCTCACCTGCTGCTGCTGGTCGGCCGGAAAGGAGTCGACGATCCGGTCGATCGTCTGGGCCGCGTTGTTCGTATGGAGAGTCGAATAGACGAGGTGGCCGGTCTCGGCAGCTGTAAGGACCGTCTCGATCGTTTCGGGATCGCGCATCTCGCCGACCATGATGACGTCCGGGTCCTGCCGCATCGAGTTGCGGAGCGCTTCCCGGAAGCTCGGCGTATCAGTACCGACTTCACGCTGAGAGATCGCCGCGACGGCATCCTGCATGAGAAATTCGATCGGGTCTTCGATGGTCACGATGTGAAGCGGCTCGCGGTCGGCGATCCGGCGCATCATCGCCGCCAGCGTGGTCGATTTACCGCTCCCGGTCGGTCCGGTCACCAGCACGAGGCCGTCGGGAATCTCGGTGTAGTAATCGAGCGAATCAGGAAGCTCGAGGTCCTCCATCGACTGGACATTGATCGGAATGCGTCGGAACACCGCTCCCACAGTTCCACGCTGGCGGTAGAGGTTTCCGCGGAACCTCGCGACTCCCGGGACACCGTATCCGACGTCGACCGAATTCTTCTCGTCGAAGACGTTCCGCTGCCGGGGCGTGAGAATCGGCAGGAGCATTCGCTCGAGATCCGCGGGCTTCAACGGTTCCATCTTCACGGGCACCAGTTGCCCCCGCATCCGGAGAAGAGGGGGTCTCATCGGTTTCAGATGAAGATCCGAGGCCTGATGCTGGGCCATGAACGTCAGGAGGTCGTTGAGGCCGAGAGCCTCGTTGCCTGCCGCTTTCGCAGTCGTTGCCGCCGTCACGCTTTCACCTTTCTCTCCGTCGCCTGGAGCGTTGCCTTCTCCCGACTATTCCATCACAACGCGCGCGCGGGCAGCTACTTTCTCATTACGGAATCGAGAATCATCATGAAGGCTTCCTGCTGCTTCGGCTCGGTCTTGTTGATCACCGCAATGGCTTCTCCGATGCGGAACCGGCGGTGCAGCTCGTCCGCGTGATGAGACGAGGTCACGATGATCCTTCGGGGTGGGACGTTCCTCTGGCGCGCGTATGCGACGAACTTCTGCCCGTCCATCCCGGGCATCTCGAGGTCGACGATCAGCAGATCGATCGACTCATCGATCGCTGGAAGCGCATCATAAGGATGCCGATACGTTTCGACTTCGGCGATGTCTCCATAGCGCTCGCACAGCGTGTTCTCCCACAGGTCACAGAATGCCGGAGAGTCGTCGACGATGACGATCCTCTTCCGGCGGCCTGCGCCTTCACCGCCTGGCGCGCTTCCGGCCGGAACCTGCCGGGGCTTTTCGTCCGGTTCTCGATTTCTCTTCATCAATTGCGTACCGCACCTCTCCTCCGACGATGGTCGCCTCCACCCTGCCTCGGAACGACTTTCCGCGGAAGGGCGAATTCACCGCCTTCGATTGGAACTTCTCGAAGCTCGTCTCGGCTTCCGGGTCGACGATGGTCACATCGCCGGCCTCTCCTTCATCGAATCGGCCGCCGGGCAATGAGAACGCCGCAGCCGGCCCGCTCGTCAGGAGCTCGATGAGCCGCTCGATACCGATTCGTTTTCCATGCACCAGCGCCTCACATGACACCGCGAACGCCGTCTCCAGACCGATGATGCCGAACGGCGCGAGGTCGAACTCCACGTCTTTTTCGTCCGGATGATGCGGCGCGTGGTCGGTGGCGATTGCATCGATCGTTCCGTCTTCGATCGCGTTGATCAACGCATCCACATGCTCACGGGAGCGAAGAGGCGGCTTCATCTTGAGCGAGGTCGAATAGCTGACCAGCTCGGCGTCGGTCAATGCGAGGTGATGTGGCGTCGCCTCACACGTCACCTTCGCGCCGTGCGCGCGGCCGTAACGAACCGCTTCGATCGCTCCCGCGGTCGACAGATGGGCAATGTGGAGCCGCCCCCCCGTCATCGCCGCCAGCACCACGTCCCGCCATGCCATCATTTCCTCGGATGCCGCCGGCATCCCGACCATCCCGAGCAGCGTCGAATAATAGCCTTCGTGCATCACTCCCGACTCGCCCAGGACGAGGTCTTCGAGATGCACCGAGATCGGCAGGCCGAGCATGCTGCTGTACTCCAGAGCCCGGCGCATCAGCAGCGGGCTCATCACCGGGCGGCCGTCATCGCTGAACGCAACACACCCGGCTTTTGCAAGATCGGCCATCTCCGCGATCTCTTCGCCGGCCAGGCGCTTGCTCACCGCCCCGACCGGATAGACGCGGCAAAGTCCGTTGCGATTCGCCTCGGCGAGAATCATCTCGGTCACCGCACGCTCGTCGTTCGGAGGGAGCGTGTTCGCCATCGCACAAACGGCGGTGAATCCCCCCCGGATCGCTGCCGCCGTTCCGGTCCGGATCGTCTCCTTGTGCTCGAATCCTGGCTCGCGGAGGTGAGTGTGAAGATCGATGAAGCCCGGCGCGACGATCTTTCCCTTCGCATCGATCGTCTGGATCCCCGAGGGATTCGCCTTCGACCCGACCTTCTCGATCCGCCCCTTGCGGATCAGCAGGTTCGCTTCCGTGTCGGTTCCGTTCGCGGTATCGATGATCCTGCCGTTTCTGATCAGAAGATCCTTCATTCGCCGAGCTCCAGCCTGGCGCCCGACAGCAGATAGAGCACGGCCATCCGGACCGCGATACCGTTGGTCACCTGGTCGAGGATCACCGACCACGGGCCGTCGGCAACGTCGGAGGCGATCTCGACGCCGCGGTTCATCGGTCCCGGATGCATCACGATGGCGTCGGGACGCGCCCGCTTGAGCCGCTCAGGGGTGAGGCCGAACGTGTTGAAGTACTCGCGAAGCGACGGGAATCGGAGCGAGCCCTGCCTCTCGAGCTGCATCCGGAGCATCATCACGGCATCGGCCCCTTCGAGCGCCTCGTCCAGCGAGTGGACCACGCGGACACCGAACTTCTCGATCTCTGCCGGCATCAGCGTCGGCGGTGCCGAGAGCGTCACCTTCGCTCCCATTTTCGTCAGCAGGTGGATATTGGAGCGGACCACTCGGGAATGGGCGATGTCGCCGACGATCGAGATTGCGACATCTTTCAGCCGGCCGAGGCGTTCGCGGATCGTGAAAGCGTCGAGCAGTGCCTGGGTGGGATGCTCGTGAGGACCATCGCCGGCATTGATGATCGAAGCGGGAAGCCGCGCGGCGAGGATATGGGGCGCGCCGGCATGTTTGTGCCTGATGACGATCATATTGGGACTCATCGCCATCAGGTTCATCGCCGTGTCGAGAAGCGTCTCTCCCTTCTCGACCGAGGAGCCGGATGCGCTGAAGTTGAGAGTGTCGGCGGAGAGCCGTTTCTCGGCGATCTCGAAGGAGACCCTTGTTCGGGTCGAAGCCTCCATGAAGAAGTTGATGACCAGCTGACCTCTCAGCGCCGGGACTTTCTTCACAGGCCGTTCGCTGACTTCCTTGAAACCTTCCGCCGTGTCGAGAATCAGTTCGATCTCATCGGCGGTGAGGGGCTCGATACCGAGAAGATCCTTCGATCGGAGCGCCTTCGCTGCTGTCCTCAAACTTTCTCCATGATGAGCACCTCGTCATCGCCGTCGATCTCTTTGACCTTCACTTTGATGACTTCGGACCTGTCGGTCGGCACGAGTTTTCCGATCACGTCCGCGTGGACGGGAAGCTCGCGGTGGCCTCGATCGACGAGGACGGCGAGCCGCACGACTTTCGGCCGTCCGAAATCGACGAGCGCGTCGAGCGCCGCCCGAACGGTCCGTCCGGTGTAGAGCACGTCGTCGACCAGGATGACATTCTTCCCTTCGATCATCGGAAGCGAGGTCGGCTTCACGACCGGTTGTGGAGCCACGGTCGTGAGGTCATCCCTGTACAGGGTGATGTCGAGAATCCCGAGCGGGACGACCTCCCCTTCGGTCTCCTCGATCTTTTCCACGATTCGCTCCGCCAGGGGAACGCCTCGGCTTCGAATGCCCACGATCACGAGGTCTTCGATTCCTCGGTTTCCCTCGACGATCTCGATCGCCATCCGGCTGATTGCGCGGTTCATGCGTGCGGCGTCGAGGATGCTCTTCTTCTCTTTCATCGGGTCTCCGTGGGAGCGAGGGCGGGCCGCAGCGCAGAATAAGCAGATGCCCTCGTGGTGTCAACGGGGGCGGAAGGGCGCAGGGGCGAATGCCATAAAATTGTGCTGAAGCATATTTTGTCCAAAAAATGCTGAATTCATGCGACTGCATCGGCTCTTCAATAAACCGAAGCACCACTTAAGTCTTTGCGTCAGGCAGAATTACGGTTGACAATGGTCTTCGACGACGTAGAATAACGGTCCACCTCACGGCGTTCAGCGCGGCAACAACGCACGGAACGCCAACTCGGGGAGTCAATGAACAAACGATTTTCAACCATCGTCTTCGTTCCACATGCGCGCGCGAAATTCCGGAAAATCCGGGTCTCGCACCGCGTTCTCGCAACCGCTGCGACCGTCGTGACCGTCTCGCTGATTCTTTCGGGATGGTTCTCCTTCCAGTACTTCAACACCCTGTCGCGGACCTCCGAGCTGAACCGGATCCGTCAGGAAAACCGGGAGCTTCAGACCTCCAACGACCAGTTCGGACGCTCGATCGAGTCGCTGCGGGCCGAGCTGAATGCGGTCGAAGAGAGAACACGTCGCCTGGCGATCGTTGCGGGAATCACGCCCGAAGACCTCCGGCAGCAGGGTGGCGTCGGCGGTCTCTCGATGGATGGCGAAGCGACCGGCAAGTGGATGGATGAAGTCGACCAGATGAGCTTCCGCTCGCGAAGCCTCCACACCGACCTCTCGATTCTCGAGAACGAGCTTCTCAGCCAGCACCGGCTCCTTTCCAGCACACCATCGATCGCGCCGGTTCGCGGCATCCTCACCGACAGCTACGGCATGCGCCGGGATCCGTTCAACCGGAAGATGACGAGCCACAGCGGGGTGGACATCTCGACCAATAGCGGCGTTCCGATCACCTCGCCCGCCGATGGCATCATCGTCAAGGCGAACTGGGCATCCGGTTACGGGCAGGTCATCTACATCTCGCACGGCTACGGCTATTCGACTCGATACGGC
This window encodes:
- the queF gene encoding preQ(1) synthase — protein: MPTAPSRDLETFPNPRPGRDYEIAFDTSEFTCVCPMTGQPDFARISIRYVPDELCVELKSLKLYLWSYRDEGAFHEAVTNRILDDLVGAVSPRWMEVRGDFQIRGGIRTVVTARHGSRPEAAG
- a CDS encoding PilT/PilU family type 4a pilus ATPase — protein: MTAATTAKAAGNEALGLNDLLTFMAQHQASDLHLKPMRPPLLRMRGQLVPVKMEPLKPADLERMLLPILTPRQRNVFDEKNSVDVGYGVPGVARFRGNLYRQRGTVGAVFRRIPINVQSMEDLELPDSLDYYTEIPDGLVLVTGPTGSGKSTTLAAMMRRIADREPLHIVTIEDPIEFLMQDAVAAISQREVGTDTPSFREALRNSMRQDPDVIMVGEMRDPETIETVLTAAETGHLVYSTLHTNNAAQTIDRIVDSFPADQQQQVRGQLALVLRGIISLKLVKTIDGKMTAAVEILRNTPKIAKLIETGATNEIMEELEGSVSFFRMQSMNQSLMALLVHQRISYEDAMELTSEPEDLSLKLRKMFPQIEERVRTGGGDVPSKADFSQIAELMDIKERFEEQEEKFKLRMLEKDEEISNLRQDFEYQINALKERLETPSGDGEELQKLRAENERLRSEGQAKIQQLQERIRELNQKLMAK
- a CDS encoding response regulator is translated as MKRNREPDEKPRQVPAGSAPGGEGAGRRKRIVIVDDSPAFCDLWENTLCERYGDIAEVETYRHPYDALPAIDESIDLLIVDLEMPGMDGQKFVAYARQRNVPPRRIIVTSSHHADELHRRFRIGEAIAVINKTEPKQQEAFMMILDSVMRK
- a CDS encoding dihydroorotase, which encodes MKDLLIRNGRIIDTANGTDTEANLLIRKGRIEKVGSKANPSGIQTIDAKGKIVAPGFIDLHTHLREPGFEHKETIRTGTAAAIRGGFTAVCAMANTLPPNDERAVTEMILAEANRNGLCRVYPVGAVSKRLAGEEIAEMADLAKAGCVAFSDDGRPVMSPLLMRRALEYSSMLGLPISVHLEDLVLGESGVMHEGYYSTLLGMVGMPAASEEMMAWRDVVLAAMTGGRLHIAHLSTAGAIEAVRYGRAHGAKVTCEATPHHLALTDAELVSYSTSLKMKPPLRSREHVDALINAIEDGTIDAIATDHAPHHPDEKDVEFDLAPFGIIGLETAFAVSCEALVHGKRIGIERLIELLTSGPAAAFSLPGGRFDEGEAGDVTIVDPEAETSFEKFQSKAVNSPFRGKSFRGRVEATIVGGEVRYAIDEEKSRTGRKAPAGSGRKRARR
- a CDS encoding aspartate carbamoyltransferase catalytic subunit is translated as MRTAAKALRSKDLLGIEPLTADEIELILDTAEGFKEVSERPVKKVPALRGQLVINFFMEASTRTRVSFEIAEKRLSADTLNFSASGSSVEKGETLLDTAMNLMAMSPNMIVIRHKHAGAPHILAARLPASIINAGDGPHEHPTQALLDAFTIRERLGRLKDVAISIVGDIAHSRVVRSNIHLLTKMGAKVTLSAPPTLMPAEIEKFGVRVVHSLDEALEGADAVMMLRMQLERQGSLRFPSLREYFNTFGLTPERLKRARPDAIVMHPGPMNRGVEIASDVADGPWSVILDQVTNGIAVRMAVLYLLSGARLELGE
- the pyrR gene encoding bifunctional pyr operon transcriptional regulator/uracil phosphoribosyltransferase PyrR, producing MKEKKSILDAARMNRAISRMAIEIVEGNRGIEDLVIVGIRSRGVPLAERIVEKIEETEGEVVPLGILDITLYRDDLTTVAPQPVVKPTSLPMIEGKNVILVDDVLYTGRTVRAALDALVDFGRPKVVRLAVLVDRGHRELPVHADVIGKLVPTDRSEVIKVKVKEIDGDDEVLIMEKV
- a CDS encoding peptidoglycan DD-metalloendopeptidase family protein; translation: MNKRFSTIVFVPHARAKFRKIRVSHRVLATAATVVTVSLILSGWFSFQYFNTLSRTSELNRIRQENRELQTSNDQFGRSIESLRAELNAVEERTRRLAIVAGITPEDLRQQGGVGGLSMDGEATGKWMDEVDQMSFRSRSLHTDLSILENELLSQHRLLSSTPSIAPVRGILTDSYGMRRDPFNRKMTSHSGVDISTNSGVPITSPADGIIVKANWASGYGQVIYISHGYGYSTRYGHLSKIAVKAGQKVKRGDTIGYVGSTGRSTGPHLHYEVRVNGQPVNPLEYILDAF